The Miscanthus floridulus cultivar M001 chromosome 7, ASM1932011v1, whole genome shotgun sequence genome includes a region encoding these proteins:
- the LOC136467645 gene encoding uncharacterized protein, whose protein sequence is MVTTEFSGAYKKATAALDEAARARLRGPFIGDIAPSSGRADADDDLMNLVDEFYNGYGEHGTDSGGVTKDAVASRTTEWNETVRLTLAEAAADAAAVRIRAEAERIVRGAGPAVAGGGGTRKHLVERLRARGYDASLCRSSWERTSSIAAPGTYEYVDVTLGSPPLPSRYIVEVSVAAEFEIARPSTECQDLLSSLPPVLVARPGALKELAAAMCAAAAESIRGAGMHVPPWRRAPYVQAKWSAQFERMEAAATVAATEPRPEGGPRAAVHARRPGVGKNCGMEMGRRQGAMGREALVSVRPCSEDCE, encoded by the exons ATGGTGACAACGGAGTTCTCGGGTGCGTACAAGAAGGCAACAGCGGCGCTGGACGAGGCGGCGAGGGCGCGGCTACGGGGCCCGTTCATCGGCGACATCGCGCCCTCGTCCGGCCGTGCGGATGCCGACGACGATCTGATGAATTTGGTCGACGAGTTCTACAACGGATACGGCGAGCACGGCACGGACAGCGGCGGCGTCACCAAGGATGCTGTGGCGTCCCGGACCACGGAGTGGAACGAAACGGTGCGCTTGACACTGGCGGAAGCGGCCGCCGACGCGGCGGCCGTACGAATCCGCGCCGAGGCGGAACGCATTGTCCGAGGCGCTGGGCCAGCCGTCGCTGGCGGCGGCGGTACCAGGAAGCACCTTGTGGAGCGGCTCCGTGCGAGGGGTTACGACGCCA GTCTCTGCAGATCATCGTGGGAAAGAACCAGCAGCATCGCCGCGCCGGGCACGTACGAGTACGTGGACGTGACACTGGgttcgccgccgctgccgtctcGCTACATCGTGGAGGTCAGCGTTGCAGCCGAATTCGAGATCGCGAGGCCGAGCACCGAGTGCCAGGACCTGCTCTCCTCCCTGCCGCCGGTGCTCGTGGCGAGGCCGGGAGCTCTGAAGGAACTCGCCGCGGCAATGTGCGCCGCAGCGGCGGAGTCTATCCGCGGCGCGGGCATGCACGTCCCGCCGTGGAGGCGCGCGCCGTACGTGCAGGCCAAGTGGTCGGCGCAGTTCGAGAGAATGGAAGCcgcggcgacggtggcggcgacGGAGCCACGACCTGAAGGAGGACCGAGGGCGGCAGTGCATGCCCGGCGGCCCGGCGTGGGGAAGAATTGCGGAATGGAGATGGGACGCCGGCAGGGGGCCATGGGACGGGAGGCACTGGTGAGTGTCAGGCCTTGTTCAGAGGATTGTGAGTAG
- the LOC136467644 gene encoding aspartyl protease family protein At5g10770-like, with amino-acid sequence MASISKFLLLLLCSYLTLVAHAADDRRHKVLSVGSLKSAATCSEAKVTPSSSGGVTVPLHHRHGPCSPVPSKKMPTLEERLRRDQLRAAYIKRKFSGAKGGDVEQSEAATVPTTLGTSLSTLEYVITVGIGSPAVTQTMSMDTGSDVSWVQCTPCSQCHSEADSLFDPSASSTYSPFSCSSAACAQLSQSQQGNGCSSSQCQYIVNYGDGSSTTGTYSSDTLTLGSNAIKGFQFGCSQSESGGFNDQTDGLMGLGGGAQSLASQTAGTFGKAFSYCLPPTPASSGFLTLGAGSSGFVKTPMLRSPQIPTYYGVLLEAIRVRGQQLNIPTSVFSAGSVMDSGTIITRLPPTAYSVLSSAFKAGMKQYPPAQPSGILDTCFDFSGQSSVSIPTVALVFSGGAVVDLASDGIMLQTSSSILCLAFAANSDDSSLGIIGNVQQRTIEVLYDVGGGAVGFRAGAC; translated from the exons ATGGCATCTATTTCGAAGTTTCTGCTTCTCCTGCTGTGCAGCTATCTCACTCTCGTTGCTCACGCAGCAGACGATCGCCGCCACAAGGTTCTGTCCGTTGGCTCTCTGAAGTCTGCCGCTACCTGCTCCGAGGCCAAAG TGACTCCATCATCCAGCGGCGGCGTCACGGTGCCGTTGCACCACCGGCACGGCCCATGCTCGCCTGTACCCTCCAAGAAGATGCCCACCTTGGAGGAGAGGCTCCGGCGTGATCAGCTTCGAGCCGCCTACATCAAACGGAAGTTCTCTGGCGCCAagggtggcgacgtcgagcaatCGGAAGCCGCTACCGTGCCGACCACGCTGGGCACCTCCCTGAGCACGTTGGAGTACGTGATCACCGTCGGCATCGGGTCGCCGGCCGTGACCCAGACCATGTCCATGGACACCGGCAGCGACGTGTCGTGGGTGCAGTGCACGCCGTGTTCGCAGTGCCACTCCGAGGCGGACTCGCTCTTCGACCCCAGCGCGTCGAGCACCTACTCGCCCTTCTCCTGCAGCTCCGCCGCCTGCGCGCAGCTCAGCCAAAGCCAGCAGGGGAACGGGTGCTCCAGCTCCCAGTGCCAGTACATTGTCAACTACGGCGATGGCTCGAGCACGACCGGGACCTACAGCTCCGACACCCTGACGCTGGGCTCCAACGCCATCAAGGGCTTCCAGTTCGGGTGCAGCCAGTCAGAGTCCGGCGGCTTCAACGACCAAACCGACGGGCTCAtggggctcggcggcggcgcacaGTCTCTCGCGTCCCAGACGGCGGGGACCTTTGGCAAGGCCTTCTCGTACTGCCTCCCGCCGACTCCGGCCTCCTCCGGGTTCCTCACTCTTGGAGCGGGAAGCTCGGGTTTCGTGAAGACGCCGATGCTCAGGAGCCCCCAGATCCCGACGTACTACGGCGTGCTCCTTGAGGCCATCAGGGTGAGAGGTCAGCAGCTCAACATACCCACCTCGGTCTTCTCCGCCGGGTCGGTCATGGACTCCGGTACGATCATCACGAGGCTGCCGCCGACCGCGTACTCGGTGCTGTCGTCGGCTTTCAAGGCCGGGATGAAGCAGTACCCGCCGGCACAGCCAAGCGGCATCCTCGACACTTGCTTTGACTTCAGCGGCCAGTCCAGCGTCAGCATACCGACCGTCGCACTAGTCTTCTCCGGGGGCGCCGTCGTCGACCTCGCCTCCGACGGGATCATGCTGCAGACCAGCAGCAGCATCCTCTGCCTCGCCTTCGCGGCCAACAGTGACGACAGCTCTCTCGGCATCATCGGCAACGTGCAGCAGCGGACGATCGAGGTGCTGTACGACGTCGGAGGTGGTGCTGTGGGTTTCAGGGCAGGGGCTTGCTGA
- the LOC136467638 gene encoding aspartyl protease family protein At5g10770-like, whose translation MSSAVVRRALLLSLLCAGALGFLPCSHGAAVAPGPGYVTVSAASFVPSSTCSAPDPVAPQRRKGTSAVLRLTHKHGPCAPSRASSLATPSVADTLRADQRRAEYILRRVSGRGAPQLWDSKAAATVPANWGLDIGTFNYVVTVSLGTPVVAQTLEVDTGSDLSWVQCKPCAAPACYSQKDPLFDPAQSSSYAAVPCGGSVCEGLGIYASACSAAQCGYVVSYGDGSNATGVYSSDTLTLSPNDAVRGFFFGCGHAQRGLFTGNDGLLGFGREQTSLVEQTAGTYGGVFSYCLPTKPSTTGYLTLGGPSGAAPPGFSTTQLLSSPNAPTYYVVMLTGISVGGQQLSVPASVFAGGTVVDTGTVITRLPPTAYAALRSAFRSGMASYGYPSAPPTGILDTCYNFSGYGAVTLPNVALTFSSGATVTLGADGILLFGCLAFAPSGSDGGMAILGNVQQRSFEVRIDGTSVGFRPSSC comes from the exons ATGAGCTCCGCCGTGGTGCGCCGCGCACTCCTCTTGTCACTCCTCTGCGCCGGAGCGCTCGGTTTCTTGCCCTGCTCCCATGGCGCCGCGGTGGCGCCCGGGCCCGGCTACGTCACCGTCTCCGCCGCCAGCTTCGTGCCGTCCTCAACTTGCAGCGCCCCCGACCCAG TTGCGCCGCAGCGGCGGAAAGGCACGTCCGCCGTGCTGCGGCTGACGCACAAGCACGGGCCGTGCGCCCCCTCGCGGGCGTCCTCCCTGGCGACCCCGTCGGTCGCTGACACGCTGCGCGCGGACCAGCGCCGGGCGGAGTACATACTGAGGAGGGTGTCGGGGCGCGGCGCGCCTCAGCTGTGGGACTCCAAGGCGGCGGCGACGGTGCCGGCGAACTGGGGGTTGGACATCGGCACGTTCAACTACGTGGTGACGGTGAGCCTCGGCACGCCGGTCGTGGCGCAGACGCTGGAGGTGGACACCGGCAGCGACCTGTCGTGGGTGCAGTGCAAGCCGTGCGCGGCGCCGGCGTGCTACAGCCAGAAGGACCCGCTCTTCGACCCCGCCCAGTCGTCGTCCTACGCCGCCGTGCCGTGCGGAGGGTCCGTGTGCGAAGGGCTGGGCATCTACGCGTCCGCCTGCTCGGCGGCGCAGTGCGGGTACGTGGTCAGCTACGGAGACGGGTCCAACGCCACGGGCGTGTACAGCTCCGACACGCTGACTCTGTCGCCGAACGACGCGGTGCGGGGCTTCTTCTTCGGCTGCGGGCACGCGCAGAGAGGGCTGTTCACCGGCAACGACGGGCTCCTCGGCTTCGGCCGGGAGCAGACGTCGCTCGTGGAGCAGACGGCGGGCACGTACGGCGGGGTCTTCTCCTACTGCCTCCCGACGAAGCCGTCCACCACGGGGTACCTGACGCTGGGCGGGCCGTCCGGCGCGGCGCCGCCGGGCTTCTCCACGACGCAGCTGCTGTCGTCGCCGAACGCGCCGACCTACTACGTCGTGATGCTGACGGGCATCAGCGTCGGCGGGCAGCAGCTGAGCGTGCCCGCGTCGGTGTTCGCGGGCGGGACGGTGGTGGACACCGGCACGGTCATCACCCGCCTGCCCCCGACCGCGTACGCGGCGCTGCGGTCCGCGTTCCGCAGCGGCATGGCCTCGTACGGCTACCCGTCCGCGCCGCCGACAGGGATCCTGGACACGTGCTACAACTTCTCCGGGTACGGCGCGGTGACGCTCCCGAACGTGGCGCTCACGTTCAGCAGCGGCGCGACCGTGACCCTGGGCGCCGACGGGATCCTGTtgttcggctgcctcgcgttcgcgcCCAGCGGCAGTGACGGTGGCATGGCCATCCTCGGCAACGTGCAGCAGCGGTCCTTCGAGGTGCGCATCGACGGCACCTCCGTCGGGTTCAGACCCAGCTCCTGCTGA